From the genome of Mustela erminea isolate mMusErm1 chromosome 3, mMusErm1.Pri, whole genome shotgun sequence:
GCACACTCGAGAACATTTGCTCTCCTGACCAACGGACAGCCCGTCCCTCCTCCGCCCTCACCCCCTCGCCATCCCCAAAGCAAACGAAGCTGATTGTCTTAGCTGGCCCTGTGGGTGCTGGCCGGGTGGCTAGCCGCAGGCCACAGGCGGAGGTGCCACCCGCCAGAGCCCCGCCAGACACACAGGGCATTGTCCCCTCAGTCAACAGCCCCTGGGCACCTCGGCCCGGCTCCTGGCCCGCCCCCATGCCCCTCGCCGCCGCCTGCCCCTGCGCCAGGCCCAGCCAGCTGGGGGCCCGAGGCTCCCAGCTGATGACGagcccacccagccaccccccagcagccccctgaCGAGCTATAATTGCTTCACTCCATCCTGCTGCTGCCATTCTCTTGGCGGAGGCACCTGGGGTTCCAGGCCGGCGGCAGCTGCAGACCAGCCTCGCGGGGATGGACTGGCCGCACAGCCTGGTACGTGgcgcttccccaccccaccccacccccaccccactttagGGCCTGACTGTTTCGTTAACTTCTTTCCTATTGATTAATGGCTGCCTCTGTTTGGCTTGGAATCTGCGGAggcaacttctccctctgccgtctCCCCCAGggtgagaaagaaacagagactggTCTCAGAGCCCGCAGCCATGGCCAACAGCTCGGGCTCCTGACCTGGGCTCAGCTCGTTCACAGTGAGGCCCTTTCAGGCCAAAGCCGTCGGGGGAGACCCTGGCCAGCTCTGTTATCGGGGGGTTTTTCCAAAGGGTGTCTGtgtcctgcccccccacccccgctggggtcctgagatcccccgctgtgtgaccttgggcaagtcctttTTGTTTCTGGTTCCCAGGAAGGGGGACTTTGATTTTGTTCCGGGGGGGTTTCTCTGAGTGGAGAGCCAGAGTTTCAGAATGCCACGTGAGACGCTCAGATGAGAAAGTCAGCGGTTAAGGAGACATTTTTCTGCACTGGAATCCAGGACCAAAAGGGAAGAATTTAGCGCCCTGAGTCTCTGGCACCAGGCAGCAGTGCTGCCAGAAGGGGCTCTGCTGAAacttgtttcccagggtccagacttgctggggagcctgggtagttCAGGTGTGGGCCCTGCAGGTGGTGACGTGAGTGACTCAGGGCAGGTAGGAGCCTGCTTAGATTCAGAGACCAGATGAAACCCTCTGGAAAGTTCCTCCTTTCTGGCGAGCACCGAGCCCCATTTAAGTTCTGGTCCTTGTCTCCCGGGCCTGCTGAGGAGTCTGGCTTCTGTCAGGCCCCCCGGGGCTTCTCTCGAGCAAGCCAGAGCCTTTCCTGACGATCCCAGTTCTGTGGGAAGAGGGGGACGATGGTCGGTGATGTTGGATGCAGGTGGGTGAGGTGTGGATGGTGGGCTGCAGGCAGAGGGTTGGGCACAAAGGAGGGGAGCATAGGGGTCATGGCGCCCCACAAGGATCCTCAGCCGGGACCCGCCTGTCTCCCCACCtttgtccccttccttcctctgcaccCTCTATTTCAGCCTCGTGGTGTCCCGAGCACAGCTCTTCACTGACTCAAACCTCCTTTTACACTGCCCCGCCCCGAGATATTTAGACTCCCTCTGCCCACATCTGCCTCACTCTCATGCTTCAAACCTCACCTACGTGCCTGCTCCCCAGAAAGGCCTTGCAGGGCCAATCCATTGCCACCAGATTAAGCAGGTGGCCCTGACCTCTAGCCACAAGCAGCCCACCTCCTTGTCATCAAAAACAAGCCCCAAGAGATTAGGGGATTGTTCCTTGTCCACTGTGTGCTCCCGGTCCCAGACTGGGAGCTACAGACGGGCTGGGGTGGGGATAGCCGTTCACTGACCCAGTCATGGCGGTGAGCCACTATGTGGAAACTGCTGCAATGTCTGCCCACACGAAGTCTGTGCTTAGTCGGGATGGACATATAAAAGAGCCATACCCACACACAAACTGTAAGTCTACAGTCACACAAGGTGCGTGTGGTGTTGGGAGCCCAAGAAAGTTTACTGAGGCATCCCTAAGGGCATGACACTGGGCTGAGACACGAGGCGTAGGAGTATTTAGAAGGTGAGGGGAGGCAGGACTCTGCAGGTAGAAGCTGGTGCAAAGTCCCTGTGGCAGGAAGGAGCATGGTGGGAAAAAGGGTTTCAGAGAAGGCCAGAGAAGACCAGAGCACAGGTGTGAGAGGAGGTCGGAGGCAATCTGAGGAGGCAGAGCTCAGCAGCGGTCAGACCGTGGGGCAGAGTCAGGGTGTCGTTACCCTGAGGGTGAACGGTTAAGCTGGAGGGTGACATGATCACATTTGCCTTTCAAACATCTATCCCTGGCCATGGTATGGAGACTGGATTGAAGGAGCCAGGGAGATATGTggggagcccaggcaggaggcTTTTGAGGGAAGTGAGGATAGTTGCCCAGACAGAGAAGTGGGAGTGTGGGGAGATGTTTAAGAGGTACTACAGGCAGGAGTTACTGATGACTGtggtacatacacacatgtgtggtACACGTGTCATGGCCTGGCGGGACCAGGCCAGGCATGGCAGGAGAGGGTGGTCTCCACAGAGCCTCTCTTCGCTCTCTCCTTCCTGGGCCTTGAGTCTTGGCCCAGAGTGACACCTGGATCTCCCACCTTTGACATGTGGCCTTCTTCCCCAGCTGCTCCTTCTCACCCTCTCCATCTTCCTGGGGCTGGGCCAGCCCAGGAACCCCAAAGGCAAGAGGAAGGGGCCAGGGCGGCCTGGAACCCTGGCTCCAGGGCCTCACCAGGTGCCACTGGACCTGGTGTCCCAGGCGAAGCCGTATGCCCGCATGGAGGAATACGAGAGGAACCTCAGGGAGATGGTGGCCCAGCTCAGGAACAGCTCCGAGCCGGCCAGAAGGAAGTGTGAGGTCAACCTGCAGCTGTGGCTGTCCAACAAGAGGAGCCTGTCACCCTGGGGCTACAGGTAGGCCTGGCTGGGCAACTGGGGGCAAACTGTACACCCCACTGTCCCCATCACTGTCGCACGCAGACCTTGGATTCAGTGACCTGAATGcctggtttgaatcccagctctgcttctcacTGGCTGCGTGGCTTAGGGCAagcttagcctctctgagctccaGGTTCCTCAGTGCAAGTGGTGGTGATACGGGTTTATAGTCATAggtattgggtttttttttccattttaaaaaatcgaaatacaattagccaacatatagttcaTCATTCATTTCAGAGGTAGCGCTCAGTGATTCATTGGCTGCACGTTAACACCCAGGGCTCGAGACATCACGGGCcgtccttaat
Proteins encoded in this window:
- the IL17B gene encoding interleukin-17B isoform X4, with the protein product MQLLLLTLSIFLGLGQPRNPKGKRKGPGRPGTLAPGPHQVPLDLVSQAKPYARMEEYERNLREMVAQLRNSSEPARRKCEVNLQLWLSNKRSLSPWGYSINHDPSRIPADLPEAQCLCLGCVNPFTMQEDRSMVSVPVFSQVPVRRRLCPLPPRTGPCRQRAVMETIAVGCTCIF
- the IL17B gene encoding interleukin-17B isoform X5; the protein is MLLLLTLSIFLGLGQPRNPKGKRKGPGRPGTLAPGPHQVPLDLVSQAKPYARMEEYERNLREMVAQLRNSSEPARRKCEVNLQLWLSNKRSLSPWGYSINHDPSRIPADLPEAQCLCLGCVNPFTMQEDRSMVSVPVFSQVPVRRRLCPLPPRTGPCRQRAVMETIAVGCTCIF
- the IL17B gene encoding interleukin-17B isoform X3, whose product is MDWPHSLLLLLTLSIFLGLGQPRNPKGKRKGPGRPGTLAPGPHQVPLDLVSQAKPYARMEEYERNLREMVAQLRNSSEPARRKCEVNLQLWLSNKRSLSPWGYSINHDPSRIPADLPEAQCLCLGCVNPFTMQEDRSMVSVPVFSQVPVRRRLCPLPPRTGPCRQRAVMETIAVGCTCIF